One region of Colius striatus isolate bColStr4 unplaced genomic scaffold, bColStr4.1.hap1 scaffold_109, whole genome shotgun sequence genomic DNA includes:
- the LOC133629054 gene encoding leucine-rich repeat-containing protein 14B-like, with translation MANGCAFTSGRNASGQVQSRQCIEDVIKFAFEERLFLMADEVYQDNMYAEGSAFHSFRKVLTEMGPPYLDSVELTSFHSISKGFTGEGALLLRAYCCAPPSARPAPPCACSAATSTPRSSPSPPSSPCWTPWSLPPSAELFHASTTWGWRGCAQCCLTSAASPRCAASSCPTATWTCAAQPPGTDAGIRCLAAHLRALPALKELDLYSSRLSGRLRQLLGGLQTPLESLALAFCCLLPSDLIFLSSSLHAPSLLQLDLSGHNFTSPRLLQPLRTLLEAASCSLLQLEMLECQLGDAELELLLPALRR, from the exons ggcaggtccAGAGCCGTCAGTGCATTGAGGACGTCATCAAATTCGCCTTCGAGGAGAGGCTCTTCCTCATGGCTGACGAG gtgtACCAGGACAACATGTATGCTGAGGGTTCGGCCTTCCACTCCTTCAGGAAGGTGCTGACAGAGATGGGGCCGCCCTACCTGGACTCGGTGGAActcacctccttccactccatctCCAAAGGCTTCACGGGCGA gggtgcccTATTGCTACGCGCCTATTGCTGCGCGCCACCCTCCGCTCGCCCTGCGCCCCCCTGCGCCTGCTCTGCCGCGACTTCCACGCCGAGGAGCTCTCCGTCTCCACCGTCGTCTCCCTGCTGGACTCCCTGGAGCCTGCCGCCGTCCGCAGAGTTGTTTCACGCTTCAACAACctggggctggcggggctgtgcgcagtgctgcctcacctcgGCCGCTTCCCCGCGCTGcgcagcctcaagctgccctaCAGCAACGTGGACGTGCGCCGCACAGCCCCCGGGCACGGACGCCGGCATCCGCTGCTTGGCCGCTCACCTCCGGGCCTTGCCTGCCCTCAAGGAACTCGATTTGTACTCCTCCAGGCTTTCTGGGAgactcaggcagctcctggg CGGGCTGCAGACTCCCCTGGAGAGTCTGGCGCtggccttctgctgcctgctcccctccgACCTCATCTTCCTGTCCTCGAGCCTCCACgcgccctccctgctccagctggacCTGAGCGGCCACAACTTCACGTCCCCCAGACTCCTGCAACCCTTGCGGACGCTGCTGGAAGCCGCTTCGTGctcgctgctgcagctggagatgctggagtgtcAGCTGGGGGAcgcggagctggagctgctgctgccggcgcTGCGCCGCTGA